In Acanthopagrus latus isolate v.2019 chromosome 23, fAcaLat1.1, whole genome shotgun sequence, the genomic window TCTCTTAGTTGACCtgattttaaaggggcactacacagttttggagaagaaatttgaactcagatttttttatatatacaataatacaaactcagacacatttatttgtcCATACCTGAGTAAACAAGCTatttctcagaggacaataagcTCCCCCAGAACACTTtctgaagctggaaaggtggcggggtccgccacatgtaaacaaagtgaaacagcatgaggttgtgttgtcctttagggTCAGTCTGTTTAGTTTGTCAATGACgatcttcttcctctgagtCAAACGTCACGAATTTAACCCTTTGCTTCTCGTGTTGTCTCCCTCAGGATGTCAGTGTGGTGGTTAGAGATGGGAGAGGGTCTGGGGCCGCTCTCCCCTGTAGGATGGTAGCCGATAGCACAGTGGAAGGCCATGACAAGACTCGCTTGTCAAGCTCATCgtcgtcctcatcctcatcctcatcctcatcctcatcatcttcctcctcctcatccttgtCCTCGTCATCTTCcctgtcctcatcctcttcGCCGGCCAGGCACGAGCTCGAGTCGGAGCAGCTTCAGCGCCGGGCCTCTCCAGACAGGAGCCCCAGAACGCCGTCCGTCCCCTCTGTGTACCTGACCCACTTCCCCACCTTCTCCTCCCAGGAGGACTGCAACATCATCACCGACACCGCGGCAAAGCTCGAGCGCAGCAGCTTCTACTGGGGTCCTCTGGGAGTGGAGGACGCGCACCGCATGCTGCGGGACGCTCCCCTGGGAAGCTTCCTCATCCGCGACAGCCGGCAGAAGGACGTCTTCTTCACGCTGTCCTACCACGCCAAGAGCGGGCCAGTGAGCGTGCGCATCACCTACAGCCGCCAGAGGTTCTCGCTGGCGGGCAACGAGCGCTCCTTCCCGACGCTCTTCGCCCTCTTGGAGTATTACATAAATTCTCCCAAGAAGAGCCTGAGCAGCCCGTACAGGAAATGGCAGCCGACGCTGCAGGAGCTGTGCAGGAAGCGCGTCATGGAGCTGTGCGGCGAACAGACCCGGGTTCCGGAGCTGCCTATCACCCATGTGGCCCAGGACTACCTGTTGGAATTCCCTTACAAACTATAGCAAACTTGAATTACAAAGTTCTGAtagtattatttttaatttctcgAAGGCAGCTTTTACCGGACTGTTTCGTAAAGCCCGACAATCACGTCTTGGACGTTAAGACGACGTCGCCGTGGTTACAGATGAAGGCAGCTCCCTGTTTTCACGAGAAACAACATCACCACGGTGGAGATCGGGCCGTCTCCAGTTGGACAGGGTCCACGCGTGAAATTTCAACATACTTTACCTCCGGAGACTCGACTTCCACTCGCACAAGCACAAAGCGGCTTTCGGTCTCCGGGAGGCGTGAAGGGTTGGAAAACTCTGCATTAAGAGAAAACTACAGACACGAAGGAGCCATTA contains:
- the socs1a gene encoding suppressor of cytokine signaling 1a codes for the protein MVADSTVEGHDKTRLSSSSSSSSSSSSSSSSSSSSSSLSSSSSLSSSSSPARHELESEQLQRRASPDRSPRTPSVPSVYLTHFPTFSSQEDCNIITDTAAKLERSSFYWGPLGVEDAHRMLRDAPLGSFLIRDSRQKDVFFTLSYHAKSGPVSVRITYSRQRFSLAGNERSFPTLFALLEYYINSPKKSLSSPYRKWQPTLQELCRKRVMELCGEQTRVPELPITHVAQDYLLEFPYKL